The following proteins are co-located in the Brachybacterium sacelli genome:
- a CDS encoding amino acid permease has product MAMIAMGSALGTGLFLGSGQAIGIAGPAVIISFALGSLIAASVALAMGEMASRHPVRGGFGTLAARYLSPFWGYLSRWLYWIVTVSVTGAELVACAAYLSYWVPAIPIWAGIILFAAVILGINLSSVGSFGAVEFVLSSIKVIAVFVFIVIGLVLVFFGMPSAPALGLVELTADGGFAPMGWAPVWIALSVVMFSFGGIELLSITAAEAKDPARSIRTAARTTIVRLAFFYVFCIGIVLCLVPWREAADIEDDVATSPFVMVFDRIGIPGAADITNLLVLIAALSAANANLYAGSRMIHSLASDGLAPRFAAYTTARRVPVVGIALSCIGLVGAALLAFSGVGGVFGYMMSLVVFAVIMVWALILATYIRFRRSGITGGTFRMPGGILAAALGMVGLLAVFATIAVRPSMQIAALVGVPAVLAATVLYVVVGRRRIDPGDIQDAFDEAESMR; this is encoded by the coding sequence ATGGCGATGATCGCCATGGGCTCCGCTCTCGGTACCGGGCTGTTCCTCGGCTCGGGCCAGGCGATCGGCATCGCCGGCCCCGCCGTGATCATCTCCTTCGCCCTGGGCTCCCTGATCGCCGCTTCCGTGGCGCTGGCGATGGGGGAGATGGCCTCCCGCCACCCCGTGCGCGGCGGCTTCGGCACCCTCGCCGCCCGCTACCTCTCCCCGTTCTGGGGCTACCTCTCCCGCTGGCTGTACTGGATCGTCACCGTCTCGGTGACCGGTGCCGAGCTCGTGGCCTGCGCCGCCTACCTCTCCTACTGGGTGCCCGCGATCCCCATCTGGGCCGGGATCATCCTGTTCGCCGCGGTGATCCTCGGGATCAACCTCTCCAGCGTCGGCTCCTTCGGGGCGGTGGAGTTCGTGCTGTCCTCGATCAAGGTGATCGCGGTGTTCGTGTTCATCGTGATCGGCCTCGTGCTGGTGTTCTTCGGGATGCCGAGCGCACCGGCCCTCGGGCTCGTCGAGCTCACGGCCGACGGAGGCTTCGCCCCGATGGGCTGGGCCCCGGTGTGGATCGCGCTGTCGGTGGTGATGTTCTCTTTCGGCGGCATCGAGCTGCTCTCGATCACCGCCGCCGAGGCCAAGGACCCCGCCCGGTCCATCCGCACCGCCGCGCGGACCACCATCGTGCGTCTGGCGTTCTTCTATGTGTTCTGCATCGGCATCGTGCTGTGCCTGGTGCCGTGGCGGGAGGCCGCCGACATCGAAGACGACGTCGCGACCTCCCCGTTCGTCATGGTCTTCGACCGGATCGGGATCCCCGGCGCCGCCGACATCACCAACCTGCTGGTGCTCATCGCCGCACTGTCGGCAGCCAATGCGAACCTCTACGCCGGCAGCCGCATGATCCACTCCCTGGCCTCCGACGGCCTCGCCCCACGCTTCGCCGCCTACACCACGGCCCGCCGCGTGCCGGTGGTCGGCATCGCCCTGAGCTGCATCGGCCTGGTGGGGGCGGCACTGCTCGCCTTCAGCGGTGTCGGCGGCGTGTTCGGCTACATGATGAGCCTGGTGGTGTTCGCCGTGATCATGGTGTGGGCGCTGATCCTGGCCACCTACATCCGTTTCCGCCGCAGCGGGATCACGGGCGGGACCTTCCGGATGCCCGGCGGGATCCTCGCCGCGGCACTGGGCATGGTGGGCCTGCTCGCGGTGTTCGCCACCATCGCGGTGCGACCGAGCATGCAGATCGCCGCGCTGGTCGGGGTCCCGGCCGTGCTGGCCGCGACGGTGTTGTACGTCGTCGTCGGCCGCCGTCGAATCGACCCGGGCGATATCCAGGACGCCTTCGACGAGGCCGAGAGCATGCGCTGA
- a CDS encoding ribosomal protein L7/L12, with amino-acid sequence MFGRSRQQQVHIDSLQAQIRDLEGLVDVLAARADIGQEELLRLRGEVGPNIPAESRRLVAEGKDIAAIKVYREHTGAGLKEAKDAIDQYRAGLA; translated from the coding sequence ATGTTCGGACGAAGCAGGCAGCAGCAGGTGCACATCGACAGCCTGCAGGCACAGATCCGAGATCTGGAAGGGCTGGTCGACGTGCTGGCCGCACGCGCGGACATCGGCCAGGAGGAGCTCCTCCGCCTGCGCGGTGAGGTGGGGCCGAACATCCCGGCCGAGTCCCGTCGGCTCGTCGCCGAGGGCAAGGACATCGCGGCCATCAAGGTGTACCGCGAACACACCGGGGCGGGCCTCAAGGAGGCCAAGGACGCGATCGACCAGTATCGGGCGGGCCTTGCCTGA
- the rplI gene encoding 50S ribosomal protein L9 translates to MTSKLILTHEVTGLGTAGDIVDVRDGYARNFLLPRGLATPWTKGGQRQLDQIRAARGKRAIASLEEAQSLKATLESKPVVIAERAGDNGRLFGAVASKEVAEGVKAMFDKDIDRRTVEFPTPIRSLGEHKATVRLHEDVFANLVIQVVAAKSAVKA, encoded by the coding sequence ATGACCAGCAAGCTCATCCTCACCCATGAGGTCACGGGTCTCGGCACCGCCGGGGACATCGTCGATGTCCGCGACGGCTACGCCCGCAACTTCCTGCTGCCTCGCGGCCTCGCCACCCCGTGGACCAAGGGCGGTCAGCGTCAGCTCGACCAGATCCGTGCGGCCCGCGGCAAGCGCGCGATCGCCAGCCTCGAGGAGGCGCAGTCCCTCAAGGCGACCCTCGAGTCCAAGCCCGTCGTCATCGCCGAGCGCGCCGGCGACAACGGCCGCCTCTTCGGTGCCGTGGCCTCCAAGGAGGTCGCCGAGGGCGTGAAGGCGATGTTCGACAAGGACATCGACCGTCGCACCGTCGAGTTCCCCACGCCGATCCGCTCGCTCGGTGAGCACAAGGCCACCGTGCGCCTGCACGAGGACGTCTTCGCGAACCTCGTCATCCAGGTCGTCGCCGCCAAGAGCGCCGTCAAGGCCTGA
- the rpsR gene encoding 30S ribosomal protein S18, protein MAKPVLRKPKKKQNPLKAAGLETVDYKDAALLRKFVSDRGKIRARRVTGVTVQEQRKIAKAVKNAREIALLPYSTSGR, encoded by the coding sequence ATGGCCAAGCCTGTTCTTCGCAAGCCGAAGAAGAAGCAGAACCCGCTGAAGGCCGCCGGTCTCGAGACCGTCGACTACAAGGACGCCGCGCTGCTGCGCAAGTTCGTCTCCGACCGCGGCAAGATCCGCGCCCGTCGGGTCACCGGCGTCACCGTCCAGGAGCAGCGCAAGATCGCGAAGGCCGTGAAGAACGCCCGCGAGATCGCGCTGCTGCCGTACTCCACCTCCGGCCGCTGA
- a CDS encoding single-stranded DNA-binding protein, translating to MANDTVITVIGNLTADPELRFTQSGIAVASFTIASTPRSFDRQTNEWKDGEALFLRCSIWRDAAENVAESLEKGARVIAQGRLKQRSFTDREGNNRTSIELDVDEIGPSLRYATAKANKVQRGGGRGGQGGFGGGGPQGGAPQGGGQGGYGGQGGYNNAPQGAPSADPWAGGGNQGGYDDPPF from the coding sequence ATGGCGAATGACACCGTCATCACGGTGATCGGCAACCTCACCGCTGATCCCGAGCTGCGTTTCACGCAGTCCGGCATCGCGGTCGCGTCCTTCACCATCGCGTCCACCCCGCGCAGCTTCGACCGTCAGACGAACGAGTGGAAGGACGGCGAGGCTCTGTTCCTGCGCTGTTCCATCTGGCGCGATGCCGCGGAGAACGTGGCCGAGTCGCTGGAGAAGGGTGCCCGCGTGATCGCGCAGGGTCGCCTCAAGCAGCGCTCCTTCACCGACCGTGAGGGCAACAACCGCACCAGCATCGAGCTGGACGTCGACGAGATCGGCCCCTCGCTGCGCTACGCGACCGCGAAGGCCAACAAGGTCCAGCGCGGCGGCGGACGCGGCGGCCAGGGCGGCTTCGGCGGCGGTGGCCCCCAGGGCGGTGCCCCGCAGGGCGGCGGCCAGGGTGGTTACGGCGGTCAGGGCGGTTACAACAATGCCCCGCAGGGCGCTCCCTCCGCCGACCCGTGGGCCGGCGGCGGCAATCAGGGCGGGTACGACGACCCTCCCTTCTGA